The Pseudomonas cucumis sequence CAATCGTCTGCCACGCCTGCTGTTGTTGCTACTGGGTTACGGGCTGATGGCAGGCTCGGTGCTGCTGTTGCTGGGCCAACCTGAAATGCTGCGCTTTGCTTTGGCTGCGCTGCTTTTCAAGTTCACCTGGACATTCATTCTGCCGTTGATTCTGGCCTGCCTGGCCGACCTCGACCGTTCCGGAAAACTGATGAATGCCTCCAACCTTGTGATCGGTGGTGGCCTCGCCATCGGCCCGACAGTGGCTGGCCGGCTGATCGAAGCCAGCGGCGGTTTCCAATCGCTACTTATCGGAGGGGTCTGCATCACTTTGCTGTCCCTGGTGTTGATTCTGAGCTGCCGCCCTAGCGCGTGAGTGGTCCTTTTACCCTAAAGAAAATGGAAAGAACGATGAGCCGAAAAAGTGCGTTTTTCTTCGACGAACTCAGCCTCTGGCACAGCGCCGGACTGCACGCCTTGACCTTGCCGGTGGGAGGTTGGGTGCAACCGCCTGCCGCTGCCGGCCACGCCGAATCGCCGGAAACCAAGCGCCGTCTGAAGAGCCTGCTGGACGTTTCCGGCCTGACCCGACACTTACAGGTACGAAGCGCCAACGCGGCAGCGGATGAGGATCTGCTACGGGTTCATACGCCTGACTACCTGCAACGCTTCAAGGCCATGAGTGATGCCGGCGGCGGCGAATTGGGGCCGAACGCTCCCATTGGGCCCGGCAGTTATGAAATAGCCAGGCTGTCCGCCGGACTGGCCATGGCAGCGGTCGATGCCGTACTGTCCGGCGAGGTCGACAATGCCTACTCTCTGTCACGCCCACCGGGCCACCACTGCCTGGCCGACAGCGCCATGGGTTTCTGCTTCCTGGCCAATATCGCCATCGCCATTGAAGCCGCAAAAGCACACCGTGGCCTGGGCAAAGTCGCGGTGATCGACTGGGATGTGCACCACGGCAACGGTACGCAATCAATCTTTGAGGAACGCGGTGATGTGCTGACCATTTCGCTGCATCAAGACAGCTGTTTCCCCGCCGGTTACAGCGGTGAAGCCGATCGCGGCCGCGGCGCGGGATTGGGGGCGAATATCAATATTCCGTTGCCCCCTGGCTGCGGTCATGAGGCTTATCTCTATGCGATGGAGCGTATCGTGATTCCGGCGCTGGAGCGCTTCGAGCCCGAGTTGATCATCGTTGCCTGCGGTTACGACGCCAACGCCGTCGATCCCCTCGCCCGGATGCTGTTACACAGCGACTCGTACCGGCAGATGACTCGCTGCGTGCGCGAAGCCGCCGAACGTTTGTGTCAAGGCCATCTCGTTCTGGTGCATGAAGGCGGGTACTCCGAAGCGTATGTGCCGTTTTGCGGGTTAGCGACCATTGAGGAATTGGCTGGCATCAGGACTGAAGTCACCGACCCTATGTTGGAGTTTGTGCAGCTGCAGCAACCGAAGGAAGCGTTTGCGGCATTTCAACGGCACTGGATCGATGAGTTGGCCGTAGCACGCTGAGCCTTGGCGCTGACAATGTTGCAGCGCAGTTCAACGGCCCGAGCGTGACGCAAAAAAAAATCCGATGCCATTACCGGCATCGGATTTTTTTACCCCAAGATCAAACGGTCAGCAGTTGCTGATCAGTCGTTTCAACACGGTTTTGAACGTTTCTATCTGCGTCTCGCTGAATTCGGCAAAGACTTTCTCTTGTTGCGCCTGAGCGATCGCCCAAAGGTCTTCGGTCTGCTCGATACCGGCAGCCGTCAGACGTACACCGTTGTCATCGTCGTTCACCAACCCCTTGCGTTTGAGGTTGGCGACGGCCTCATCGATTTCCCGAACAGGCATCGCCACCTCACGCAACAGTTCGTTGGGGCTCAGCCTTGCGTCACTTTCCAGCACCATCAGCATGCGCGCCTCGCTGGTGCGCAGGCCGGTGGACAGTTGCCGTGGCTGGTAGCTGGACTGGTAGGCCCGCACCGCCTGTGTCATCAGGTAATACAGATTGTGGCTGAGGCGCCCCTGAAAATGGCTGCTCGGCGGCTGGCTTTCATCGCGTTTAGTCATGCGGGTATGGGGCAAGACCATGGAGTAGGCGCCCTGGTGATAGAGCAATGGCGAGCGGCCGAAATCATCGAACGCTACCACCTTACCGATCATAATCCAGTGATCGCCGCCATCCACCTGCTGGTACTTCTCGCAGTGAAAACGCGCCGAGCAATCGGCGAACACCGGTGCCCCGCCCTCGCCCGGTTCGAACTCGATCTCGGCGAAGCGATCTTCCTTGGGCCGGGCGAAATTATTGGAGAGGTCAATCTGGTCAGCCGCCAACACGTTAACCGCAAAATGGCTGGCCTCTTCGAACACCTCGTGGCTGTTGGAACGCTTGTCGATGCTCCACAGCACCAAAGGCGGATCGAGGGATACCGAGTTGAAGCTATTGGCGGTCACTCCGACTTTGCGCCCGGATGCGGTGGCGGCTGTCACCACGGTCACCCCGGTGGCGAAATTGCCCAGTGCCCGGCGGAAGGCACGTGGGTCGAAGGTCGTTTCAGTGGCGGCACAAACGCTGTTATCAGACATGCAAGACTCCCGGACTGCTTTCAGGAGCAGTCCTGATTGTTGTTATGGACGGTCCGGCTCAGATCATGCTCGGATCGGGTTCCAGGCCCATCAGTTCGCGGCCAAGGATCTGAGCGCAGACGTCGTAGTCGGTGTAGGCATGGGCCCCGGTCATGTGCGAGTCGCGGAACAGGCGCTGCATCTCGTTGTGCTCGAACCAGGCGTTGCCACCAGCAGCCTCGAACAGACGGTCCACCGCCTGGATGCACATCTTGGTGGCGTAGGCTTGATTGGTGCGCCAGAACGCCAGGGTTTCGCGGCTTGGGTAACGCTGCTGTTCACTGTGTTCGGCATGTTCCTCCCAGGTTTTCTCGAGAAAGGCTCGGGCTGCAGCCACCTGATGAGTCGACTCGGCCAGGCGCATCAAGGCCGGGGTCGCGGCACCGACCGCTGCACCGGTATAGGCTCGCACGCGGGTTTTGGTTTTTTCGCGGAATACCTCCAGCATCCGCTCGGCAACCCCTAGGCTCACGGTAGAAAAACCGCTGGCGAAGTAAGGACGATACGGCGAGTAAAAGATCTTGCTGTCCGGGTACAGACCGAAGCCTGCGGACTTGCCTTCCATCATGTCTTTGGCTTTCTGAATCCGGTGTTCCGGCACCAGCACGTTATCGATGATCAAGGTCTTGGTGCCGCTGCCTTTCATGCCGGCGGCGAACCAGTCGTCACGGATCTGGTAGTCGCTGCGAGGCAGTACCGCAAAACAGTAGTCCTGGGTGCCCTCAGCATTCTTGCGGCGGAAACCGACAATCGCCCACTCGGCGTGATCGCAGCCGCTGCTCCAGCCCATTTCACCGCTGAACAGCACGCCACCTTCGGTCTCTTCGGTGCGGCCGAACGGCGCGATGCTGCTGCTGGCAGTGGCGTCCGAATCAGTACCCCAGACTTCCTGCTGCAATTTGGCCGAGAACATCGCAAGTTGATGGCTATGAGTGCAGAGCAAGCTCATCGCCCATGCCGTGCTGGCACAAGAGCCAGCGAGCAAGGCAATACAGTCGGCAAATTGAGGCAGCGATATTTCCATGCCGCCGAACTTCTTCGGCTGAAAGGCTCTGTGCATGCCGATGCCTTTGAGCAGCGCAATGTTCTCGTCGGGAACCTTGCGACCCTGCTCGGCCTGAAAGGCATTGGCAGCGATGGTCGGCAGAATGGACTTGAGGTCTTCGAGGAGCGGGTTTGGCTTTTTCATGGACGGCCCTGCTTATTATTGGATTCCCGGTCACCCCCTCCAAATCGAAGGAGCGGCGCCGGATACAGGGCCATTATGGAACGAGCCATCAAGGTAACAAATGCACCTTCCAGAGCCAATATTGTACTTTTCAAAGGCAATGACCGTGTCTAGTGCTCAGGCCTCCAGCTGCTCTGGCAGCCACAGACATGAGGCCCGGCAGGCACAGTCAAGCCACGCCTGGCCCCACGGATTAACCTCGGGCTTTTCTCTTGTTCGCGACTAGGAAAACCCCCATGAGCGATATTCCACTGCTGCCTCAAGTTGAAGCCTTCCTCCGTCGAAGCCATGCGCTGTTTATCGACGGTGGCTACGTTCAGAGCCATTCCAATCAGACGCTGGAGGTGATCAATCCCGCCACCGGCCAGGTCATCGCCCACGTCGCCGATGCTGATCCTGTCGATATCGATGCGGCGGTGGAGTCGGCCAATCGCGGCTTCAAGCATTGGTCCCAGGTCGCACCGGCGACGCGGGGCAACGTGCTACTGAAACTGGCCGACCTGCTGGAGCAAAACCGCGAAGAACTGGCGCAAATCGAAACCTGCCAGTCGGGCAAGATCATCCAGATTTCCCGGGCCTTCGAAGTCGACCAGGCCGCTCACTTCCTGCGTTATTACGCCGGCTGGGCAACCAAGATCAGCGGCGAGACCATCACCCCGTCACTGCCCTCCTTCGCCGGCGAACGCTATACCGCTTTCACCCTGCGCGAACCGGTCGGCGTGGTGGTGGGCATTGTGCCGTGGAATTTTTCGACCATGATCGCCATCTGGAAACTCGCCTCGGCGCTGGTAACCGGGTGCAGCATCATCATCAAACCCAGCGAATTCACCCCGCTGACCATCCTGCGGATCGCCGAACTGGCCATTGAAGCCGGCCTCCCTGCGGGCGCACTGAACGTATTGACCGGTGGCGGTCTGGTAGGCAAAGGGCTGATCGAGCACCCCGGCACCGACAAGGTTTCGTTCACCGGATCAGTGCCCACCGGCATCGCTGTCGGCCGTAGCGCCATGGGCACCGGGTTGACCCGCGCAACCCTGGAACTGGGCGGTAAAAACTCGGCGGGGTTCCTGCGCGATATCGATCTGGACAAAGCGGTCAATGGCATCATTGAGGCCGGCTT is a genomic window containing:
- a CDS encoding p-hydroxyphenylacetate 3-hydroxylase oxygenase component yields the protein MKKPNPLLEDLKSILPTIAANAFQAEQGRKVPDENIALLKGIGMHRAFQPKKFGGMEISLPQFADCIALLAGSCASTAWAMSLLCTHSHQLAMFSAKLQQEVWGTDSDATASSSIAPFGRTEETEGGVLFSGEMGWSSGCDHAEWAIVGFRRKNAEGTQDYCFAVLPRSDYQIRDDWFAAGMKGSGTKTLIIDNVLVPEHRIQKAKDMMEGKSAGFGLYPDSKIFYSPYRPYFASGFSTVSLGVAERMLEVFREKTKTRVRAYTGAAVGAATPALMRLAESTHQVAAARAFLEKTWEEHAEHSEQQRYPSRETLAFWRTNQAYATKMCIQAVDRLFEAAGGNAWFEHNEMQRLFRDSHMTGAHAYTDYDVCAQILGRELMGLEPDPSMI
- a CDS encoding p-hydroxyphenylacetate 3-hydroxylase reductase component, with protein sequence MSDNSVCAATETTFDPRAFRRALGNFATGVTVVTAATASGRKVGVTANSFNSVSLDPPLVLWSIDKRSNSHEVFEEASHFAVNVLAADQIDLSNNFARPKEDRFAEIEFEPGEGGAPVFADCSARFHCEKYQQVDGGDHWIMIGKVVAFDDFGRSPLLYHQGAYSMVLPHTRMTKRDESQPPSSHFQGRLSHNLYYLMTQAVRAYQSSYQPRQLSTGLRTSEARMLMVLESDARLSPNELLREVAMPVREIDEAVANLKRKGLVNDDDNGVRLTAAGIEQTEDLWAIAQAQQEKVFAEFSETQIETFKTVLKRLISNC
- a CDS encoding class II histone deacetylase, giving the protein MSRKSAFFFDELSLWHSAGLHALTLPVGGWVQPPAAAGHAESPETKRRLKSLLDVSGLTRHLQVRSANAAADEDLLRVHTPDYLQRFKAMSDAGGGELGPNAPIGPGSYEIARLSAGLAMAAVDAVLSGEVDNAYSLSRPPGHHCLADSAMGFCFLANIAIAIEAAKAHRGLGKVAVIDWDVHHGNGTQSIFEERGDVLTISLHQDSCFPAGYSGEADRGRGAGLGANINIPLPPGCGHEAYLYAMERIVIPALERFEPELIIVACGYDANAVDPLARMLLHSDSYRQMTRCVREAAERLCQGHLVLVHEGGYSEAYVPFCGLATIEELAGIRTEVTDPMLEFVQLQQPKEAFAAFQRHWIDELAVAR
- a CDS encoding aldehyde dehydrogenase family protein, with the protein product MSDIPLLPQVEAFLRRSHALFIDGGYVQSHSNQTLEVINPATGQVIAHVADADPVDIDAAVESANRGFKHWSQVAPATRGNVLLKLADLLEQNREELAQIETCQSGKIIQISRAFEVDQAAHFLRYYAGWATKISGETITPSLPSFAGERYTAFTLREPVGVVVGIVPWNFSTMIAIWKLASALVTGCSIIIKPSEFTPLTILRIAELAIEAGLPAGALNVLTGGGLVGKGLIEHPGTDKVSFTGSVPTGIAVGRSAMGTGLTRATLELGGKNSAGFLRDIDLDKAVNGIIEAGFLHSGQICAAAERFFAHRSQIEPIMEKLAQRLSQLNIGSPLDERTEFGPVTNRQHQLKLGEFFDKARAENNTIIHGGNLLDRPGCYVEPTVILANTVNDTLLNEETFGPIATFFPYDTEEELLELMNNTPYGLSASLWTNDLSKALRMVPAINAGTVWVNMHTMLDPAVPFGGVKSSGIGREFGSAFIDDYTELKSVMIRY